The following proteins are encoded in a genomic region of Phenylobacterium immobile (ATCC 35973):
- a CDS encoding DUF3313 family protein translates to MRIHRQASGLAGLVLTCLGLNACQSVPKPSGYLSRYDTVGSAQAPMGAARAQRRDDAASDNLTAVYIQPAVLALQTPSRLSAQDQEKVRAEVDRQVCFEISERFDVLAAPAPDAGLVRTAIVRITPTGRFGSAVSAAAGFFIPAPILNVRTPTTTGGLAAETELLAPGGEQIAALRWSRTAEVVSSVNPSMSRVGDALQLAEPYGDAVGDAFASEARKVRKIADPDPCARFGVRRDIGRSLASGVVGVGSGLYVPEISGAGKAAVD, encoded by the coding sequence ATGAGAATCCACCGACAGGCAAGCGGACTAGCCGGTCTGGTCTTGACGTGCCTGGGCTTGAACGCCTGCCAGAGCGTGCCGAAGCCGTCTGGATATCTGTCTCGCTACGACACGGTGGGTTCGGCCCAGGCGCCAATGGGCGCGGCGCGCGCGCAACGCCGCGACGACGCGGCCTCTGACAACCTTACGGCTGTGTATATTCAGCCGGCCGTCCTCGCGCTTCAGACTCCCTCAAGGCTGTCCGCTCAGGACCAGGAGAAGGTGCGCGCCGAAGTTGACCGGCAGGTCTGCTTCGAGATCAGCGAGCGTTTCGACGTCCTGGCCGCGCCAGCGCCGGATGCGGGCCTTGTCCGAACCGCCATTGTGCGGATCACCCCGACGGGCCGGTTCGGTTCAGCGGTCAGCGCGGCCGCCGGCTTCTTCATTCCGGCGCCGATCCTGAATGTCCGGACGCCAACCACCACCGGCGGCCTGGCAGCGGAGACTGAGTTGCTGGCGCCGGGCGGCGAGCAAATCGCGGCGCTGCGCTGGTCGCGGACCGCCGAAGTCGTCTCTTCGGTGAACCCGTCGATGTCGCGCGTCGGTGACGCCCTGCAACTGGCCGAGCCCTATGGCGATGCGGTCGGCGACGCCTTCGCCAGCGAAGCCCGCAAGGTTCGCAAGATCGCCGATCCCGACCCCTGCGCGCGCTTCGGCGTTCGCCGCGACATTGGCCGCAGTCTGGCGAGCGGCGTCGTGGGCGTC
- a CDS encoding acyl-CoA dehydrogenase family protein codes for MQWRNARLYSIGEGTNEIQREIIAKRMGLVGRR; via the coding sequence ATGCAGTGGCGCAACGCCAGGCTTTATAGCATCGGCGAGGGGACCAACGAAATTCAGCGCGAGATCATCGCCAAGCGTATGGGTCTGGTGGGACGTCGCTGA
- a CDS encoding YceI family protein, which produces MNSNFLVAAAAVIALSGCGKPAEKAAAPPATAAETVNLTIPAGVYKLDPNHAYLQWSVPHMGLSTYRAKFTRYDATVTLDPANLEASKVSVTIDPLSIRTDYPADYKATHAKSGYATWDEELGKSDRFAAGAKFPTITFNSTKVERTGPSTAKVTGDLTFAGVTKPVTLDVTLVGQTATHPFTKGGAFGVHAEGGFKRTDFGQAESPMNDISISFDAEFQQELPATPAAG; this is translated from the coding sequence TTGAACAGTAACTTCTTGGTGGCCGCCGCGGCCGTCATCGCCCTCTCCGGATGCGGCAAGCCCGCCGAGAAGGCCGCCGCGCCCCCAGCGACGGCCGCCGAGACCGTGAACCTCACCATCCCCGCTGGGGTCTACAAGCTCGATCCAAACCACGCCTACCTGCAGTGGTCGGTTCCGCACATGGGCCTCTCGACCTATCGCGCGAAGTTCACCAGGTACGACGCGACGGTGACCCTGGACCCCGCCAACCTTGAGGCTTCAAAGGTCTCAGTGACCATCGACCCCCTGTCGATCCGCACCGACTACCCGGCCGACTACAAGGCCACCCATGCCAAATCGGGCTATGCGACCTGGGACGAGGAATTGGGCAAGAGCGACCGTTTCGCCGCCGGCGCCAAGTTCCCGACCATCACCTTCAACTCCACCAAGGTTGAGCGCACGGGACCGTCGACCGCCAAGGTGACGGGCGACCTCACCTTCGCCGGCGTGACCAAGCCCGTGACCTTGGACGTCACCCTGGTCGGCCAGACCGCGACCCATCCCTTCACGAAGGGAGGCGCGTTCGGGGTCCATGCCGAAGGCGGCTTCAAGCGCACCGACTTCGGCCAGGCGGAGAGTCCCATGAACGACATCTCGATTTCATTCGACGCCGAGTTCCAGCAGGAACTGCCAGCCACCCCCGCCGCAGGCTAA
- a CDS encoding cytochrome b/b6 domain-containing protein produces MARTAASSRYSAVAIILHWLIAAAVLSMLPMGWWMADAISDPARQQTAFKAYQLHKSIGFTILGLTLLRLAWRISHPTPPLSADMPVWERFGARATHWAFYALLLALPITGWAYVSSGWAVSTDKPLNVATVWFGLIQVPHLSFVADQPAEMRRLGAYSAMGAHATLALGAAGLIALHVAAALKHQFHNRDNVLPSMVPWLELKDEGPAASGGRLAMAAGVGAIAVLLFAGGMLASPPAGGAPRAEAAQAAPTAPAEPIVPGTAKAWTVDRAGSAITFSGTHAGAAFNGRFDDWEGHIWFDPDNLSGSKAVVLVRTASARTGDATQEGSLVETEWLNPKAFPIARFETQSFRSLGGDHYEATGTLRVKARTVPVVLPFILTLTDGQAKVTGALELDRMALDLGLYSDPSADWVSKMIGLEISVTAH; encoded by the coding sequence ATGGCCAGGACCGCCGCCTCGTCGCGCTATTCGGCCGTCGCGATCATCTTGCACTGGCTGATCGCCGCGGCGGTTCTCTCCATGCTGCCCATGGGTTGGTGGATGGCTGACGCCATCTCCGACCCGGCGCGGCAGCAGACCGCCTTCAAGGCCTACCAACTCCACAAGTCGATCGGCTTCACGATCCTGGGGCTCACCCTGCTGCGGCTGGCGTGGCGGATCAGCCATCCGACGCCGCCGCTTTCCGCCGACATGCCGGTCTGGGAACGGTTCGGCGCGCGCGCCACCCACTGGGCCTTTTACGCCCTGCTTCTAGCCCTGCCGATCACCGGCTGGGCCTATGTTTCCAGCGGCTGGGCCGTCAGCACCGACAAGCCGCTGAACGTCGCCACCGTCTGGTTCGGCCTCATTCAGGTGCCGCACCTGAGCTTCGTCGCCGACCAGCCGGCCGAGATGCGAAGGCTGGGCGCCTACAGCGCCATGGGCGCCCACGCAACGCTCGCCCTCGGGGCCGCGGGCCTGATCGCCCTGCATGTGGCCGCCGCGCTTAAGCACCAATTCCATAATCGCGACAATGTGCTGCCATCGATGGTCCCCTGGCTAGAACTCAAGGACGAGGGCCCGGCCGCCTCAGGCGGCCGCCTGGCGATGGCCGCGGGCGTCGGCGCGATCGCCGTCCTGCTGTTCGCCGGCGGGATGCTGGCCAGTCCGCCGGCCGGCGGCGCGCCCCGGGCCGAGGCGGCGCAGGCCGCGCCGACTGCGCCTGCCGAACCCATCGTTCCGGGAACCGCCAAGGCCTGGACGGTCGACCGCGCCGGCTCAGCGATCACCTTCTCCGGGACCCACGCCGGGGCAGCCTTCAACGGCCGGTTCGATGACTGGGAGGGCCACATCTGGTTCGACCCAGACAATCTCTCCGGATCGAAAGCCGTGGTCCTGGTGCGTACGGCTTCGGCTCGCACCGGCGATGCGACCCAGGAAGGCTCTCTGGTCGAAACGGAATGGCTCAATCCCAAGGCCTTTCCCATCGCCCGCTTCGAAACGCAGAGCTTCCGCAGCCTTGGCGGCGATCATTACGAAGCGACCGGAACCCTGCGCGTGAAGGCCCGGACCGTTCCGGTGGTCCTGCCTTTCATCCTGACCCTGACGGACGGACAGGCCAAGGTGACCGGCGCGCTGGAGCTCGACCGCATGGCTCTGGATCTCGGCCTCTACTCTGACCCCAGCGCCGATTGGGTATCCAAGATGATCGGCCTCGAGATTTCGGTCACCGCGCACTAG